A single genomic interval of Nostoc commune NIES-4072 harbors:
- a CDS encoding rhomboid family intramembrane serine protease — protein sequence MFPLYDENPTRATPYFTYGLIGMNILVFLHEVMLLNASSNVQLNQFLSQYAVIPQQLTTNWSGEWITLFTSQFLHGNWWHLISNMVFLWIFGNNIEDRLGHVKYLIFYLACGALAALCQWFIGMNSEIPSLGASGAISGVLGAYIIRFPQARVMTLVFLGFFITTIRVPAIVIIGLFIVQNVISGLATLQTAANMSVETGGVAYWAHIGGFAFGIILAPLFGLFRQD from the coding sequence GTGTTTCCCCTCTACGATGAAAATCCGACGCGAGCCACCCCGTATTTCACCTACGGGTTAATTGGCATGAATATTTTAGTTTTTCTTCACGAGGTGATGTTGTTAAATGCATCGTCAAATGTACAATTGAATCAGTTTTTAAGTCAGTATGCAGTAATACCTCAACAGTTAACCACCAATTGGAGTGGAGAGTGGATAACGTTATTTACATCGCAATTTTTACACGGTAATTGGTGGCACTTAATCTCGAATATGGTGTTTCTCTGGATTTTTGGCAACAATATTGAAGATCGATTGGGTCATGTTAAATATCTGATTTTTTATTTAGCGTGTGGTGCTTTAGCTGCCTTGTGTCAATGGTTTATTGGCATGAATTCTGAGATTCCTTCCTTGGGAGCAAGTGGTGCAATTTCTGGTGTTCTAGGTGCTTACATTATCCGCTTTCCCCAAGCTAGAGTCATGACCCTAGTATTTTTGGGGTTTTTCATCACCACAATCAGAGTGCCAGCAATAGTAATAATTGGACTTTTTATTGTGCAAAATGTAATTTCCGGTCTTGCTACCCTGCAAACAGCCGCTAACATGAGCGTGGAAACTGGTGGAGTTGCCTACTGGGCACACATTGGTGGTTTTGCTTTTGGGATAATTCTCGCTCCCCTATTTGGGTTGTTTAGGCAGGACTAA
- a CDS encoding rhomboid family intramembrane serine protease, with translation MVPIRDNNPTKITPYVTYGLIAANVLAFLYEANLPPQALNGFLRLAAVVPRELTLSFAGVSLHQPVPEWATLITSQFLHGGFLHLAGNMLFFWIFGNNVEDKLGHAKYLLFYLSCGVLASLTQWFFAQDSSIPSLGASGAIAGVLGAYILRFPNAEVLGIVPLGFFFPSFRVPAYFFLGFWFLEQAFYGLASLQTRTNIGMESGGIAYWAHAGGFIFGAILGPLLGLFNDKSKEEAWY, from the coding sequence GTGGTTCCCATTAGAGATAATAATCCGACAAAAATTACGCCTTATGTGACTTATGGACTGATTGCTGCTAATGTCCTCGCTTTTCTTTATGAAGCAAATCTTCCCCCCCAAGCATTAAATGGGTTTCTACGCCTTGCGGCTGTAGTTCCACGAGAACTGACTTTAAGCTTTGCTGGTGTCTCTCTACATCAACCAGTGCCAGAGTGGGCAACTTTAATTACCTCACAATTTTTACATGGTGGTTTCTTGCACTTAGCAGGTAATATGTTGTTTTTCTGGATTTTTGGTAACAACGTTGAAGATAAGTTAGGTCATGCCAAATATTTACTGTTCTATTTATCTTGTGGTGTTTTAGCATCTTTGACCCAGTGGTTCTTCGCTCAAGATTCTAGCATTCCTTCCTTGGGTGCAAGTGGTGCGATCGCAGGCGTTTTAGGAGCATACATTCTCCGCTTTCCCAACGCCGAAGTTCTCGGCATAGTACCTTTAGGGTTTTTCTTCCCGAGTTTCCGCGTACCGGCATATTTCTTTTTAGGATTTTGGTTTCTTGAACAAGCCTTCTACGGGCTTGCTAGTCTGCAAACACGTACCAACATCGGTATGGAAAGCGGCGGTATTGCCTACTGGGCCCATGCAGGCGGTTTTATCTTTGGAGCAATTCTTGGCCCACTCTTGGGTTTGTTTAACGATAAATCAAAGGAAGAAGCTTGGTATTAG
- a CDS encoding tetratricopeptide repeat protein, whose protein sequence is MFFSNSLENQLQRWNETIRNQPKNPNAYIRRGMVNFQLAKIDESIQDFDIAEQLDASIKPYLWQRGLSYYYAERFAEGAEQFEIDLRVNAQDVEETVWRYLCIARSLGVEEARNSLLTVKNDPRRIMQRVYDLYAGDCTPDDVLTVGQSEGIKVNFYSHLYLGLYYEVQNNIDLAQEYIVKAADKYKIDDYMWYLAQVHKKLRG, encoded by the coding sequence ATGTTTTTTTCAAATTCTCTGGAAAATCAACTCCAGCGCTGGAATGAAACCATTCGCAATCAGCCAAAAAATCCTAATGCTTACATTCGTCGAGGTATGGTTAACTTTCAACTGGCTAAGATTGATGAATCTATTCAAGATTTTGACATAGCAGAACAATTGGATGCCAGTATTAAACCTTACCTTTGGCAACGGGGATTATCGTACTATTATGCAGAAAGATTTGCTGAGGGTGCTGAACAATTTGAAATAGATTTGAGAGTGAATGCTCAAGATGTAGAAGAAACAGTATGGCGATATCTCTGCATAGCTCGTTCGTTAGGTGTTGAAGAGGCGCGTAATTCTTTACTAACTGTGAAAAATGACCCTCGACGGATCATGCAGCGTGTATATGATTTGTATGCAGGAGATTGTACTCCAGATGATGTTTTAACTGTTGGTCAATCAGAAGGGATAAAGGTAAATTTTTACAGTCATCTTTACTTGGGATTATATTACGAAGTCCAGAATAATATTGATTTGGCTCAGGAATATATAGTTAAAGCTGCTGACAAGTACAAAATTGATGATTATATGTGGTATTTGGCACAGGTACATAAGAAGCTACGAGGATGA
- a CDS encoding Uma2 family endonuclease produces MLTNIRLISVQEYHKMAETGIFHPEERLELIAGQIFRMSAKGTAHESAITRTERLLRQRLGDKVLLRIQSPVQLDDYSEPEPDISVVKLNSLDYEDHHPNASEVFLLIEIADSSLKYDREVKAIAYAKSGIIEYWILDVNGRKLYMYRLPSPDGYHSESILAEDVTISPLAFGDCTIAIRELLRKI; encoded by the coding sequence ATGCTCACCAATATTCGCCTAATTAGTGTTCAAGAATATCACAAAATGGCGGAAACGGGGATTTTTCATCCTGAAGAACGCTTAGAATTAATCGCGGGACAAATCTTCAGAATGTCAGCAAAAGGTACTGCTCACGAATCAGCAATTACCCGCACAGAAAGGTTATTACGTCAACGTTTGGGTGACAAAGTTTTATTAAGAATCCAGTCACCAGTGCAACTTGACGATTACTCGGAACCAGAACCAGATATTTCAGTGGTGAAGCTGAATTCATTAGATTATGAGGATCACCATCCTAATGCTTCCGAAGTGTTTTTACTGATTGAAATAGCTGATTCCAGTCTTAAATACGATCGAGAAGTAAAAGCGATCGCTTATGCTAAGTCAGGTATTATTGAGTACTGGATTTTAGATGTCAATGGACGCAAGTTGTATATGTATCGTCTCCCCAGTCCAGACGGATATCACAGTGAGAGCATACTTGCAGAGGATGTGACAATTTCACCTTTAGCTTTTGGTGATTGTACGATCGCTATTCGGGAATTACTGCGAAAAATCTGA
- a CDS encoding calcium-binding protein — MATIYGTTGSDTINGTSENDILYGWARGGNANSPSGNDTLNGSFGDDILNGGTGNDSLLGSAGNDRLIGNDGNDVLTGGTRNDTLEGGAGADSLFGGAGNDSLIGNDGNDVLEGNASNDALVGGLGSDILTGGNGVDTLVGGLGRDTLTGGDGADRFYFNSPDEGIDTITDFDYIFDDEIWISAEGFGIDIDALDAITFNRSTGALFVEDTQIATVSSIYGSLPISSGTITIF; from the coding sequence ATGGCAACTATCTACGGCACCACAGGTTCTGACACAATAAATGGAACTTCGGAAAATGACATATTATATGGATGGGCTAGGGGTGGCAATGCTAATAGCCCGTCTGGTAATGACACCCTGAATGGCAGCTTTGGTGACGATATCTTAAATGGTGGTACTGGTAATGACAGCCTTTTGGGTAGCGCTGGCAATGATAGACTGATTGGCAATGATGGCAACGACGTGCTGACTGGCGGCACCCGTAATGACACCTTAGAAGGTGGGGCGGGTGCTGACAGCCTTTTCGGTGGCGCTGGCAATGATAGCCTAATTGGCAATGATGGCAATGACGTGTTAGAAGGTAATGCCAGTAATGACGCCCTAGTTGGAGGCTTGGGCAGCGACATACTTACAGGCGGAAACGGTGTTGACACCCTAGTTGGAGGCTTGGGCAGGGACACACTTACAGGCGGAGACGGTGCCGATAGATTTTACTTTAATTCCCCAGATGAAGGAATTGATACCATCACTGACTTCGACTACATATTTGATGATGAGATTTGGATTTCCGCCGAAGGTTTCGGAATAGATATAGACGCTCTCGATGCGATTACGTTCAACAGAAGTACAGGCGCACTGTTCGTTGAAGACACTCAGATTGCGACAGTTTCCTCTATTTACGGCTCACTCCCGATTTCCAGTGGTACTATCACCATTTTCTAG
- a CDS encoding type II toxin-antitoxin system RelE family toxin produces MKSSVTKAFRKKLDELPASVQEQAAKAYALWRSDPYHNSLQFKRVSQRQPIYSARVSLDYRVLGLLQNDHIYWFWIGTHTEYDELLQRL; encoded by the coding sequence ATGAAGTCAAGTGTTACGAAGGCATTTCGCAAGAAACTTGATGAGCTTCCTGCATCAGTTCAAGAACAAGCGGCCAAAGCCTATGCTCTTTGGCGTTCAGACCCTTACCACAATAGTCTTCAGTTCAAACGAGTTAGCCAGCGCCAACCAATCTATTCAGCTCGTGTTAGTTTAGACTACCGCGTTCTTGGCTTGTTGCAGAATGATCACATTTATTGGTTCTGGATTGGCACACATACAGAGTATGACGAGTTGCTTCAGAGGTTGTAG
- a CDS encoding type II toxin-antitoxin system RelE family toxin has protein sequence MKLDIEFKSEATIGFEALTSTIQERILRKIRWLSENFEDLTPQPLSADLSGLFKLRIGDYRVIYSFDTEAQLITIHKVGHRRDIYN, from the coding sequence ATGAAGCTCGACATCGAATTTAAATCAGAGGCGACTATCGGGTTTGAAGCTCTCACCTCAACTATTCAAGAGCGCATCCTGCGTAAAATTCGCTGGTTGTCTGAGAACTTTGAGGACTTAACCCCTCAACCTTTGAGTGCTGATTTAAGCGGTTTGTTCAAACTCAGAATTGGGGACTACCGAGTTATTTATTCCTTTGATACTGAAGCACAACTCATCACAATTCATAAAGTTGGGCATCGCCGTGATATTTACAATTAA
- the uvrB gene encoding excinuclease ABC subunit UvrB: MTEFCLQAPFSPTGDQPQAIAKLSASIQAGNRYQTLLGATGTGKTFSVAAVIEKIGKPTLVLAHNKTLAAQLCNELRDFFPNNAVEYFVSYYDYYQPEAYIPVTDTYIEKTAAINDEIDMLRHSATRSLFERRDVIVVASISCIYGLGMPAEYLKAAIPLQIGMEVNQRQILRDLANVQYSRNDIEMGRGKFRVRGDVLEIGPAYEDRIIRVEFFGDEIDAIRYIDPVTGEILKSLEAVNVYPARHFVTPEERLEVACNDIAAELKQQKLDLEQAGKLLEAQRIDQRTRYDLEMLREVGYCNGVENYSRHLAGRQAGEAPECLIDYFPKDWLLVIDESHVTVPQIRGMYNGDQARKKVLIEHGFRLPSAADNRPLKAEEFWEKVNQCVFVSATPGNWELEVSEDHVVEQVIRPTGVVDPEISVRPTEGQIDDLLGEIKDRADRHERVLITTLTKRMAEDLTEYLQDHGIRVRYLHSEITSIERIEILQNLREGKFDVLVGVNLLREGLDLPEVSLVAIMDADKEGFLRTERSLIQTIGRAARHIQGQAILYADNLTGSMIKAIDETDRRRGIQTAHNRLHGITPQPIVKKSSNAILAFLDVSRRLNATELKVVDEHIDELPLEQIPGLITLLEAQMKEAAKKLEFEEAAKLRDRIKHLRDKMLGR, translated from the coding sequence ATGACAGAATTTTGTCTTCAAGCTCCCTTTAGTCCCACAGGCGATCAACCACAAGCGATCGCTAAACTTTCTGCTAGTATCCAAGCGGGTAATCGTTACCAAACTTTACTCGGAGCCACTGGAACTGGTAAGACATTTTCGGTAGCAGCAGTTATTGAGAAAATTGGCAAGCCTACTTTAGTTCTGGCGCATAATAAAACCCTTGCTGCCCAGCTTTGTAACGAGTTGCGAGATTTCTTTCCCAACAACGCAGTTGAGTATTTTGTCAGCTACTACGATTATTATCAGCCAGAAGCGTATATTCCCGTTACCGATACTTATATTGAAAAAACGGCAGCAATTAATGATGAAATAGATATGTTGCGGCATTCAGCGACGCGATCGCTTTTTGAACGCCGTGATGTCATTGTCGTTGCTTCCATCAGTTGTATCTATGGTTTGGGAATGCCAGCAGAATATCTGAAAGCTGCCATCCCTCTTCAGATAGGTATGGAAGTAAATCAACGCCAAATTTTACGGGATTTGGCAAATGTTCAATATAGCCGCAACGACATAGAAATGGGTCGGGGAAAGTTTCGCGTCCGTGGTGATGTTTTAGAAATTGGCCCAGCTTATGAAGACCGGATTATTCGTGTGGAATTCTTTGGTGATGAAATTGACGCGATTCGCTATATTGACCCGGTGACAGGTGAAATTCTCAAGAGTTTGGAAGCAGTGAATGTCTACCCTGCACGCCACTTCGTCACCCCAGAAGAACGGTTAGAAGTAGCTTGTAATGACATTGCAGCAGAATTAAAACAGCAAAAATTAGACTTAGAACAAGCTGGGAAACTATTAGAAGCGCAACGCATAGATCAGCGTACACGCTATGACCTAGAAATGCTGCGCGAAGTGGGTTACTGCAACGGCGTTGAGAATTATTCCCGTCACTTAGCAGGAAGACAAGCTGGAGAAGCACCAGAATGTTTAATTGATTATTTCCCCAAAGATTGGCTACTAGTTATAGATGAATCTCACGTTACAGTACCACAAATTCGCGGCATGTATAACGGCGATCAAGCTAGAAAAAAAGTTTTAATTGAACATGGATTTCGGCTTCCTAGCGCTGCTGATAACCGTCCTTTGAAAGCCGAGGAATTCTGGGAAAAGGTAAATCAGTGTGTTTTTGTTTCAGCAACTCCCGGAAATTGGGAATTAGAAGTTTCTGAAGATCATGTAGTTGAGCAAGTGATTCGACCAACTGGAGTGGTTGATCCAGAAATTTCTGTGCGTCCCACAGAAGGACAAATTGATGATTTATTAGGAGAAATTAAAGATAGAGCCGATCGCCATGAACGAGTGTTAATTACTACATTAACTAAGCGCATGGCGGAAGATTTAACCGAATATTTGCAAGACCACGGGATAAGGGTAAGGTATTTACATTCCGAAATTACTTCTATTGAGCGCATTGAAATTTTGCAGAACTTGCGCGAGGGGAAATTTGATGTATTAGTTGGTGTGAATTTGCTGCGGGAAGGCTTGGATTTACCTGAAGTTTCCTTAGTAGCAATTATGGATGCGGATAAAGAAGGTTTCCTGCGAACCGAGCGCTCCTTAATTCAAACTATTGGTAGAGCCGCGCGTCACATTCAGGGACAGGCGATTTTATATGCCGATAATCTGACAGGGAGCATGATTAAAGCTATTGATGAAACAGATAGACGGCGTGGTATTCAAACTGCACATAATCGACTGCATGGGATTACACCACAACCAATTGTCAAAAAATCAAGTAATGCGATTTTGGCTTTTTTAGATGTATCTCGGCGGTTGAATGCAACTGAATTGAAAGTTGTAGATGAACATATAGATGAACTGCCATTAGAACAGATTCCAGGGTTGATTACTCTGTTGGAAGCGCAGATGAAAGAAGCAGCGAAGAAACTGGAATTTGAAGAGGCGGCAAAATTGCGCGATCGCATTAAACATCTGCGGGATAAAATGCTAGGACGCTAA
- a CDS encoding CsbD family protein, which translates to MSIEDRAKAAAKNVEGKAQEALGNVTGDPEDKAKGKAKQAESEVRHGIEDVKDNVKKNID; encoded by the coding sequence ATGAGCATAGAAGATCGCGCAAAAGCAGCCGCTAAAAATGTTGAAGGTAAAGCCCAAGAAGCTTTAGGAAATGTCACTGGAGATCCAGAAGATAAAGCTAAAGGTAAAGCAAAGCAAGCTGAGAGTGAAGTACGTCACGGTATCGAAGACGTGAAAGATAATGTCAAGAAAAATATTGACTAA
- a CDS encoding histidine phosphatase family protein codes for MSLTLYFLRHGQTECSRNNSFCGSLDSELTPEGLLMAKAFADAYTSKDWTAIFCSPMRRTVLTAKPLCEAIKIEPQLRDGLKEINYGKWEGRTPEVISREYHDDYIRWSADPAWNAPTGGEMAVTIASRALQVIEEIKQNYTSGNVLVVSHKATIRILLCSFLGIDVGRFRFRLGCPVASVSIVEFSSHGPLVKVLAQRSHLDEHLLNLPGT; via the coding sequence GTGAGCCTAACTCTTTATTTCCTCCGTCACGGACAAACAGAATGCAGCCGCAATAATTCCTTTTGCGGTTCTTTAGACTCAGAACTTACCCCAGAAGGGTTGCTTATGGCCAAGGCTTTTGCTGACGCATATACTTCTAAGGATTGGACAGCTATATTTTGTAGTCCCATGCGGCGAACTGTATTGACAGCAAAACCTTTATGTGAAGCAATAAAGATAGAACCACAACTTAGAGATGGTTTAAAAGAAATCAACTATGGTAAGTGGGAAGGAAGAACGCCAGAAGTAATTAGCCGTGAATATCACGATGATTATATTCGCTGGTCAGCAGATCCGGCTTGGAATGCTCCAACTGGTGGAGAAATGGCTGTCACAATTGCTTCTCGCGCCTTGCAGGTAATTGAAGAAATTAAACAAAATTACACTAGTGGAAATGTTTTAGTTGTTTCACACAAGGCAACTATCAGAATTCTTCTGTGTAGTTTTTTGGGGATTGACGTGGGACGCTTCCGTTTTCGTTTGGGATGCCCTGTGGCTTCGGTCAGTATTGTAGAATTTTCTTCACATGGGCCGCTGGTAAAGGTTTTGGCACAACGTAGTCATTTGGATGAACATTTGCTAAATTTACCGGGAACGTGA
- a CDS encoding type II toxin-antitoxin system VapC family toxin, translated as MKILLDTNIIVDDALEREPFLEASEEVLVLVEQGQVEGYISASTFSDLYYIIRRARGREWTLTYLRQLVNFCRVATVDSTAINMALNLNFRDFEDAIQYSAAVLNHLDAIITRNPRDFPVATPRIITPEELIQELTNTP; from the coding sequence GTGAAAATCTTGTTAGACACCAACATCATTGTAGATGATGCCCTTGAGCGTGAACCTTTCCTAGAGGCAAGCGAAGAAGTGTTGGTGCTAGTTGAGCAAGGACAGGTAGAAGGTTATATTTCCGCCTCAACTTTTAGTGATTTGTATTACATTATTCGTAGGGCAAGAGGTCGAGAGTGGACACTTACTTATTTAAGGCAGTTGGTCAACTTCTGCCGTGTCGCTACTGTAGACAGTACCGCAATCAACATGGCACTAAACCTTAACTTTAGAGATTTTGAAGACGCTATTCAATACAGCGCTGCGGTACTCAATCACTTAGATGCTATTATTACTCGCAATCCTAGAGATTTTCCAGTTGCTACTCCCAGAATTATCACACCTGAAGAGTTGATTCAGGAACTAACAAATACTCCATAA
- a CDS encoding tetratricopeptide repeat protein, which translates to MAQNWLRITHQNDKIQLSWQRGYESPRFASEIVFQQPFDKENAAELRWYLEDYLKFPYGIFPDNAVKIEQKLQHWGQQLFELVFRSTEKGREFFQEATREGLDNCELGIISDNAEVLNLPWELLYSPDYQFLAPSLAGMYRSLSSQGVKAPLPAMPDDQLNILLVIARPYDEQDVGFKTIARPLLAALQPIRQRVNLKVLRPPSLKAFEAELQANKGFYHIVHFDGHGNFDSETQGVLVFENEQGNEQAVSAREIAQYLTDCRVPIFVLNACKSGQVGEEAFSSVAGQLVKLGAKGVVAMAYSVYAKGAEHFIGRLYGELVRGECIATAVASGRKSMSIDKMRPSPKGNLPLQDWLVPVLYQQEPYTPFVPKKTAPSFADLMAQTDNTPESSKAVGLPDESAYGFIGRDYEILRLERAFRQNHLVLVQGMGGVGKTELAAGFARWLDDTQGRTGGIFFTSFEQGAGLSQVINQIGRALGGEKFSQMMPEQQEAVVRQYLQTHPCLLIWDNFEPVNGFPTGNEPLLSGEERNKLKRFLKELRGGKSWVLITSRREEPWLDCGYSLINLRGLSEADAQELAAKILQTVGVERKNLPAEYLELLKLLGGHPLSLRVVLPHLKMQTPVQLIEALRRGLDTFRGQEEEGREKSLTVSLDYSFAKLSEQTRQHLPFLALFCERVNAECLPNFSSNNLKKSFGQAYQAVFGDNLQKADWLRIFKEAAEVGILEHFGETVYTIHPALPWYLRQCLSQFHTEVTISELEKKLLLFYALNALAFDPQTRQNDERSTIFLLIEEPNLLQNLRIAEHLQCWEEARVILRALGQVYDQLGRFAEFLALRQRAFSHIGMNLAQAKAKGQSALEYWIYLRGIDATEAVRLGNPKKSRIIHQEILDELTALNDPSKNEDIAIANYNLGLAAREDEDFYGAFHYYQNALKIFEDAGDFYNAAGVYYELGVAARVQCNIELASQYYQKAFHIYQDSQDLYRLAGIYQELGVIARYQRDYTQAILNYQKALHICEELGHDYFTAAILHELGEVAKLQLNLDFAKQLYYKALQIYEDQEDWYNASDEYQALGEVAKLKSNFDEAIAYFKKALDIRIELKISNKISATLIEYGKTLEHQNNYADALQFYIQVLGNDIKHRHNEEWIYEDIECLARMLHQLKESQFQDIWRKVTGEECSGEYRKAI; encoded by the coding sequence ATGGCGCAGAATTGGTTGCGGATTACGCATCAAAACGACAAAATCCAACTTTCTTGGCAACGCGGATATGAAAGTCCTCGTTTTGCGTCAGAAATCGTCTTCCAGCAACCCTTCGATAAAGAAAACGCGGCTGAGTTGCGCTGGTATTTAGAAGATTATCTGAAGTTTCCTTACGGTATTTTTCCAGATAACGCTGTAAAAATTGAACAAAAATTACAGCATTGGGGACAACAGCTATTTGAGCTAGTATTTCGCAGTACAGAGAAAGGAAGAGAGTTTTTTCAGGAAGCGACACGGGAAGGGCTAGATAACTGTGAACTGGGCATCATTTCCGATAACGCCGAAGTGCTGAATTTGCCTTGGGAGTTGCTATATTCCCCCGATTATCAATTTCTTGCACCTTCACTGGCGGGGATGTATCGCAGTCTTAGCAGTCAGGGCGTAAAAGCACCATTGCCAGCAATGCCCGATGACCAACTGAATATTTTACTAGTTATTGCCCGTCCTTACGATGAGCAAGACGTTGGGTTTAAAACCATTGCCCGTCCACTGCTGGCGGCGTTGCAACCGATACGACAGCGAGTCAATCTTAAGGTATTGCGTCCCCCTAGCTTGAAAGCATTTGAAGCAGAACTGCAAGCGAATAAGGGTTTTTATCATATTGTCCATTTTGATGGACATGGGAATTTTGACAGCGAAACACAGGGAGTTTTAGTCTTTGAGAACGAACAGGGGAACGAACAAGCTGTCAGCGCTAGAGAAATTGCCCAATATTTAACAGATTGTCGCGTACCGATTTTTGTACTCAATGCTTGCAAGTCTGGACAAGTTGGGGAAGAAGCCTTTTCTTCTGTAGCGGGACAGTTGGTGAAACTGGGGGCTAAGGGTGTGGTAGCAATGGCGTATTCAGTTTACGCCAAAGGTGCAGAACACTTTATTGGGCGGTTGTATGGGGAATTAGTCAGGGGAGAGTGTATCGCTACAGCTGTTGCATCAGGGCGTAAGTCCATGTCTATTGACAAAATGCGCCCTAGTCCCAAAGGAAATTTACCTTTACAAGATTGGCTTGTGCCGGTGTTGTATCAGCAGGAACCCTATACGCCTTTTGTTCCTAAAAAGACAGCACCCAGTTTTGCCGATTTGATGGCGCAAACAGACAACACTCCAGAAAGCAGCAAGGCTGTGGGTTTACCTGATGAAAGTGCTTATGGTTTTATTGGGCGGGATTATGAGATTTTGCGTTTAGAGAGAGCATTTCGGCAAAATCATCTGGTTTTGGTGCAGGGAATGGGCGGCGTTGGTAAAACTGAGTTAGCCGCAGGTTTCGCCCGGTGGTTGGATGACACTCAAGGACGGACTGGGGGTATTTTCTTTACCTCCTTTGAACAGGGTGCGGGGTTGAGTCAGGTAATTAACCAAATTGGCAGGGCGTTAGGCGGTGAGAAATTTTCCCAAATGATGCCAGAACAGCAAGAGGCGGTGGTGCGACAATATCTGCAAACTCATCCTTGTTTGTTAATTTGGGATAACTTTGAACCTGTCAATGGTTTCCCTACGGGGAATGAACCATTATTGAGTGGGGAAGAGAGAAATAAGCTGAAGCGGTTTCTTAAAGAATTGCGGGGTGGTAAATCTTGGGTATTAATTACCAGTCGCCGCGAAGAACCTTGGCTAGATTGTGGTTATAGTTTAATCAATTTGCGGGGGTTGTCTGAAGCGGATGCCCAAGAGTTAGCCGCGAAGATTTTGCAAACGGTGGGTGTGGAGAGAAAGAACCTGCCAGCAGAGTATTTGGAGTTGCTGAAATTGCTGGGAGGACATCCCTTGTCTTTGCGGGTGGTGTTGCCGCATTTAAAGATGCAGACACCTGTGCAGTTAATTGAGGCGTTGCGGCGGGGGTTAGATACTTTTAGAGGACAAGAGGAAGAAGGGAGAGAAAAATCTCTTACTGTGTCGTTGGATTATTCCTTTGCCAAGTTGTCAGAACAAACACGCCAGCATTTACCATTTTTGGCACTGTTTTGTGAGCGAGTTAATGCAGAATGTCTTCCTAACTTCTCTTCAAACAATTTAAAAAAGTCTTTTGGACAAGCATATCAAGCTGTATTTGGGGACAACTTACAAAAAGCTGACTGGCTAAGGATTTTTAAAGAAGCAGCAGAAGTAGGAATCTTAGAACATTTTGGTGAAACTGTTTATACAATTCACCCTGCACTACCTTGGTATCTACGCCAATGTCTATCTCAATTCCATACTGAAGTTACCATAAGTGAACTGGAAAAAAAATTACTACTTTTTTATGCATTGAATGCTTTAGCTTTTGATCCACAAACACGTCAAAATGATGAGAGATCAACTATATTTCTGCTAATTGAAGAGCCAAATTTGTTGCAAAATCTAAGAATTGCAGAACACTTGCAATGTTGGGAAGAAGCGCGGGTAATTTTAAGAGCTTTGGGACAGGTTTATGATCAGCTAGGTCGTTTCGCTGAATTTCTGGCATTGCGTCAACGAGCATTTAGTCATATTGGCATGAATTTGGCTCAAGCTAAAGCAAAAGGGCAAAGCGCCCTTGAATATTGGATATATTTACGGGGTATTGATGCTACTGAAGCAGTTCGACTAGGAAACCCTAAAAAATCTAGGATAATTCATCAAGAAATTTTAGATGAATTAACTGCATTAAATGACCCATCCAAGAATGAAGATATTGCTATTGCTAATTATAATTTAGGTCTAGCAGCAAGGGAAGATGAAGATTTTTATGGAGCTTTCCACTACTACCAAAACGCCCTAAAAATTTTTGAAGATGCTGGTGATTTTTACAACGCTGCTGGTGTATATTATGAGCTTGGCGTTGCAGCGAGAGTACAATGTAATATTGAGTTAGCATCTCAATATTACCAAAAGGCTTTTCACATTTACCAGGATTCTCAAGACTTGTATAGGCTTGCAGGCATCTATCAAGAACTGGGTGTAATAGCACGATATCAAAGAGATTATACACAAGCAATTTTAAATTATCAGAAAGCTTTGCATATTTGTGAAGAATTAGGACATGATTATTTTACTGCTGCTATTCTTCATGAGTTAGGCGAGGTAGCAAAGCTTCAACTAAATCTAGATTTTGCGAAACAACTTTACTATAAAGCTCTTCAAATTTATGAAGATCAAGAGGATTGGTATAATGCTTCAGATGAGTACCAAGCTTTGGGTGAAGTTGCAAAACTAAAAAGTAATTTTGACGAGGCAATAGCCTACTTCAAAAAAGCTCTCGACATTAGAATAGAACTGAAAATTTCAAATAAAATATCAGCAACGCTCATAGAATATGGTAAAACTTTGGAGCATCAGAATAATTACGCTGATGCCTTACAATTTTATATTCAAGTCTTAGGTAATGATATTAAGCATCGGCATAATGAAGAATGGATTTATGAAGATATCGAATGTTTAGCGCGTATGCTCCATCAATTAAAAGAAAGCCAGTTTCAAGACATTTGGCGCAAGGTGACGGGTGAAGAGTGCAGTGGAGAGTATCGCAAGGCAATTTAG